TCCAGAGGCATGCCATCCGCGTCCAGCACTTGCACCAGTGCGCGACGGGAGGCGAGCAGAGCCGGATCCTCGCAACACGCGTCCCACGGCGTAGAGCAGTGGTCATCCTCTCCCATTTCGTTGCAGAAGACAATAGCGTCATCCCCAACCACAAAGGAGGCAAATCCTTCGGTGAACGGATGCATGACACCCCCAATAACCCCAGCAACGGCGACGGGTTCCCCTGGAGACAATTGCCTTGCAGATGCGACGGCAACAACTTCTTCGGGAGCCGATTCGATCCAGATTTTGTCCAGGATAGCCGTCGATGACGAGGACTTGCTGGACGGTTCAACGGCTTGATCTCCTCCGCACCCTACAAGAGAGAGTGACACCGCAATCAGCAGTGCAATAACAGTAGTTTGAGTTAATTTTGATTTCATAGATTCAGATTTTCAGGATTTGGTTATTGGGTACGATACAGTTTCAAATCGAACTCACGCAGAGCGTAGCGCCACAGGCAGATCCGTTCGCAGGCACTTCAGTGCAGGTGGGGTCACGCCAACCACTGCCAGCAGCAAGCCGACGAGCAGTGCGATCAGGAAATTGGATGCGCTGATGCCCAGCAGAATGGTGCCAATGGAAAAGGGAACCATGGTCCCTTCAAGCAGCCATAGCCCCAGAAGCAGTGCAATAAGGATGCCAAGTGCCGCAGAGAGCAGGCTCTCCTGGATGAGCGTCCAGAATAGCCCGATGCGCGAGTACCCAATCGTCTGCAAGGCCGCCAACTCCTGAATGCGGGACGCATAGGCTGCGTAGAGCATATTCAATCCGCCAAAAACCGCCCCCACTGCGATCATGGCAGCAGTCAGCAAGGTCATCCAACGAATGGGTCCGTAAAATTTGGAGAGTTGTCGATAGTAGTCCGATTCCCTTACTGCCGAAAGCTCGAGATCGAGTCGCTGCTTGGCAAACAAATCCGCATATCGAAATGCTCCAGCATCCTCCAGCCTCAGGATCACGCAGGAAAGATTGTCCCGCTGCGTCAGAGTTTGCAGGTCGGTGCGCGGGATCCAGATCTCGCTCTCCATGACGGTACCGGGGGCATCAAAAATGCCCACAACCTCAAAGGATTGTCCTTCAAACTCCAGCTTGGAACCCATGCCCAGTATGGCAGGATCGGAGCCAAGTTGATAGGCTGCGAGGCGCCCAAGCATCACCTCACCCGAACGCGGGAATCTACCCTTCAGGATGCGGACTTCCCGGTGGACTTCAAAGGCTTCAACAGTCACTCCTCGCAGCAATCCCTGCTCGGCACTGCCATCGGGCAATCCCACCAGGCCCATATAGTGGACTTCCCCCGAAACCGCAGGTACGCCCAGGCGGGTTTCGATACCACGCACTCCCGCTGCGATGAGGGTCTCCGCACGGGTCGATACTTCGCTGCGCTCTACACTCTCCTCCGAGCCAGCTCCCACAAAGATCACGTTGTGCTTGGAACCGCTGGACACCAGAAGTCGGTCCATGCCTTCATTGAAACTGACTGCCCCCAGTAACAGTGCCACCACCAAGGCGACGCCGAAGGTTTGCTGAAA
Above is a genomic segment from Puniceicoccaceae bacterium containing:
- a CDS encoding ABC transporter permease encodes the protein MLPFHYIIRSVMRAPARFFQQTFGVALVVALLLGAVSFNEGMDRLLVSSGSKHNVIFVGAGSEESVERSEVSTRAETLIAAGVRGIETRLGVPAVSGEVHYMGLVGLPDGSAEQGLLRGVTVEAFEVHREVRILKGRFPRSGEVMLGRLAAYQLGSDPAILGMGSKLEFEGQSFEVVGIFDAPGTVMESEIWIPRTDLQTLTQRDNLSCVILRLEDAGAFRYADLFAKQRLDLELSAVRESDYYRQLSKFYGPIRWMTLLTAAMIAVGAVFGGLNMLYAAYASRIQELAALQTIGYSRIGLFWTLIQESLLSAALGILIALLLGLWLLEGTMVPFSIGTILLGISASNFLIALLVGLLLAVVGVTPPALKCLRTDLPVALRSA